A single region of the Salvia splendens isolate huo1 chromosome 18, SspV2, whole genome shotgun sequence genome encodes:
- the LOC121775717 gene encoding bifunctional sesquiterpene synthase 1-like, translated as MEHKNHIASITTSSRPLANFHPNVWGDRFLVYTPQPCKAGEKELVEKLKEEVKEELKEASNDIVALLKLVDAIQRLGIEYHFEEEIDQAMQNFSQTFEDFCNDKDDLYANALGFRLLRQHGYKISCSLFEKFKDVVKGSSNAPHTAEGIMGILEFFEATHLRVNGEDILDDGYVSSRKLLESSLPLLTNPPVAELVDHALHQYSKRRGLPRVEARHYLSIYAQFDSHHPKLLKLAKLDFNLLQAMHKEELSELYRWWKELEVPTKLFYARDRMVECYFWIMGVYFEPKHAKARQITTKMTAIASLFDDTFDAYATFEELELFMVAIERWSMSCLDELPEYMRGFYKALLEAFEDIEEYMTKEGTLYRLGYGIEAMKVMARDYFTEIKWREEKYKPKSEEYMHVATASSGYTSLIICSFLGMGDCVTKEAFDFVLSKQDIVKATLNICRLTDDIVGHEFERKREHIPSMVECYAEEHNKSKEEAVDELLKRIETAWKLINEAFLKPTKIPTPPLFRILNFARVIEVIYSKGDWFTHVGPEMQKLITQLLIDPVP; from the exons ATGGAGCACAAGAATCACATTGCTTCAATCACTACTTCTTCTCGACCTCTCGCAAATTTTCACCCAAATGTATGGGGAGATCGCTTCCTAGTCTATACTCCACAACCATGCAAG GCTGGTGAAAAGGAATTGGTTGAGAAGCTAAAAGAGGAAGTGAAAGAAGAACTAAAGGAGGCATCAAACGACATCGTAGCGCTACTGAAATTGGTGGATGCAATACAAAGATTGGGCATTGAGTATCACTTTGAAGAGGAGATCGATCAAGCTATGCAAAATTTTTCCCAAACTTTTGAAGATTTTTGCAATGACAAAGATGATTTATACGCTAATGCCCTTGGTTTTCGCCTTTTGAGACAACATGGATACAAAATATCATGCA GTTTGTTCGAGAAATTTAAGGATGTCGTGAAAGGCAGTTCGAATGCTCCCCACACAGCGGAGGGTATTATGGGAATCCTAGAATTTTTCGAGGCGACGCATCTGAGAGTCAACGGCGAAGACATTCTTGATGACGGCTACGTTTCGAGTAGGAAGCTTCTAGAATCTTCTCTCCCGCTTCTGACCAATCCTCCCGTCGCTGAACTAGTGGACCACGCGCTGCACCAATACTCGAAACGCAGAGGATTGCCACGTGTCGAGGCGAGGCACTACCTCTCCATCTACGCCCAATTTGACTCTCATCATCCTAAATTGCTCAAGCTTGCAAAGTTGGATTTCAACTTGCTTCAGGCTATGCACAAAGAGGAGCTGAGCGAGCTTTATAG GTGGTGGAAAGAATTGGAGGTTCCGACAAAGTTATTTTACGCGAGAGATCGAATGGTGGAGTGCTATTTTTGGATAATGGGAGTCTATTTTGAACCAAAACATGCTAAGGCTAGACAGATTACAACCAAAATGACTGCAATAGCATCGCTCTTTGATGATACATTTGACGCATATGCTACTTTTGAAGAATTGGAGCTCTTCATGGTAGCAATTGAAAG GTGGAGCATGTCGTGTTTGGACGAACTTCCGGAATATATGAGAGGTTTTTACAAGGCGCTATTGGAAGCCTTTGAAGATATTGAGGAATATATGACCAAAGAGGGAACTTTGTATCGCCTTGGCTATGGAATTGAAGCA ATGAAAGTGATGGCTCGAGACTATTTTACTGAGATTAAATGGAGGGAAGAAAAGTACAAACCGAAGAGCGAGGAGTACATGCATGTTGCAACGGCTAGCTCGGGTTATACTTCACTAATAATTTGCTCATTTCTTGGAATGGGAGATTGTGTGACAAAAGAAGCATTCGATTTTGTGCTATCTAAGCAAGATATTGTGAAAGCTACCTTAAATATTTGCAGGCTCACTGATGATATTGTGGGACATGAG tttgaGAGGAAAAGAGAGCACATACCATCTATGGTGGAGTGCTACGCAGAGGAGCATAACAAATCAAAGGAAGAAGCTGTTGATGAATTGCTGAAACGGATTGAGACAGCGTGGAAGCTCATAAACGAGGCCTTTCTCAAACCAACTAAAATTCCGACCCCTCCACTTTTCCGTATTCTCAATTTCGCCCGTGTGATTGAAGTTATTTACAGCAAGGGCGATTGGTTCACACATGTAGGTCCTGAAATGCAAAAGCTCATCACTCAACTTCTCATTGACCCCGTCCCATGA
- the LOC121777856 gene encoding TATA-binding protein-associated factor 2N-like, producing MQGGDGNSPGYGDPGYGNFPNQTWSPYSPQFRVQPSQQRNLVRQPSGFGDYRPNMDAINNPSLQFQSSQFQSSQFQYSPSPLSESDRFTREQLMGTPETPTSGSVEMEAPTGGRRTGGGGGRGGGGGSGRRGGGGGRRGGGGGGGGRGGGEHGPTGGERGGDREPATGGGRGGGDRRGEKYNDDESLAVARAWEAVTTNPVIGTDQTDICFWRRVLTVYNGFKPEGSAGRDEGQIRKKFGRISRAVKRFRNIYERQLQNAESGRSEGDVRALSYQLFNTER from the coding sequence atgcaaggtggagatggtaaTTCCCCGGGGTATGGAGACCCGGGATACGGCAACTTCCCCAATCAGACGTGGAGTCCGTACTCGCCCCAATTCCGAGTCCAGCCATCCCAGCAGAGGAACTTGGTTCGCCAACCATCGGGGTTCGGGGACTACCGACCGAATATGGACGCGATCAACAACCCGTCCCTGCAattccaatcctcccaattccaatcctcccaattccaatACTCCCCGTCTCCTCTGTCTGAATCTGATAGATTCACAAGGGAACAGTTGATGGGTACACCGGAGACCCCGACATCCGGTAGTGTGGAGATGGAGGCCCCCACCGGGGGTCGCCGAACCGGCGGTGGTGGGGGGCGAGGTGGCGGCGGTGGGAGTGGGaggcgaggcggcggcggtgggaggcgaggcggtggcggtggcggtggggGGCGAGGCGGTGGCGAGCATGGGCCCACCGGCGGCGAGCGAGGTGGAGACAGAGAGCCGGCCACCGgcggtggccgaggcggtggtgATCGGCGAGGCGAGAAGTATAACGACGACGAATCCCTCGCTGTTGCGCGGGCATGGGAGGCGGTCACGACGAATCCGGTCATCGGTACGGATCAGACCGACATTTGCTTCTGGAGGCGCGTCCTGACGGTGTACAACGGCTTCAAACCAGAAGGCAGTGCCGGACGTGATGAAGGCCAGATCCGGAAGAAGTTCGGCCGGATCAGTAGAGCTGTGAAGAGGTTCAGGAACATTTACGAGAGACAGCTCCAGAATGCCGAAAGCGGCCGCAGCGAAGGCGACGTACGAGCGTTATCGTATCAGTTGTTTAATACTGAACGCTGA